One genomic window of Syngnathoides biaculeatus isolate LvHL_M chromosome 13, ASM1980259v1, whole genome shotgun sequence includes the following:
- the LOC133510416 gene encoding mitochondrial adenyl nucleotide antiporter SLC25A24-like isoform X1, protein MIRTGLGLLAQARCWDADSERSYQDLFERLDANKDGKVDVAELRAGLKAMGVFRQGAAQKIVMSGDQNKDGSLDFHEFTKYLKEHEKKLRLTFKSLDRNNDGRIDATEIQQSLAELGLEISKVDALKILQSMDIDGTMMVDWNEWREHFLFHPAHNLQEIIRYWKHSSVLDIGDSLAIPDEFTEEEKSSGGWWKQLVAGAVAGSVSRTGTAPLDRLKVFMQVHSTKTNKISLARGFKQMIVEGGVTSLWRGNGINVLKIAPETAIKFMAYEQFKKMLSSEGENIETHKRFLSGSLAGATAQTAIYPMEVLKTRLTLRKTGQYSGMFNCAKTILKKEGVKAFYKGYIPNLLGIIPYAGIDLAVYESLKNAWLSYHTKDSANPGVLVLLGCGTISSTCGQLASYPLALVRTRMQATASLNASDQPSMSSLLKNIVAKDGFFGLYRGILPNFMKVIPAVSISYVVYEYMKIGLGISK, encoded by the exons ATGATTCGGACGGGACTCGGTTTACTCGCCCAAGCTCGGTGCTGGGATGCCGACAGTGAGCGGTCCTACCAGGACCTGTTCGAGAGGCTCGACGCGAATAAAGACGGCAAGGTGGACGTTGCCGAACTGCGGGCGGGCCTGAAGGCGATGGGAGTGTTCCGACAAGGTGCCGCTCAG AAAATCGTGATGAGCGGCGACCAGAATAAGGACGGCAGTCTGGACTTCCACGAGTTCACCAAATATTTGAAGGAGCACGAGAAGAAACTGCGGCTGACGTTCAAGAGTCTGGACAGGAACAACGACG GGCGCATTGATGCCACCGAGATCCAGCAGTCGCTTGCCGAACTGGGCCTGGAGATCAGCAAAGTGGATGCCCTGAAAATCCTGCAGAG CATGGACATCGACGGGACCATGATGGTGGACTGGAACGAGTGGCGGGAACACTtcctgttccaccccgctcaCAACCTGCAGGAGATCATACGCTACTGGAAACACTCCTCG GTTCTGGATATCGGTGACAGCCTCGCCATCCCCGATGAGTTCACCGAGGAGGAGAAGAGCTCGGGCGGTTGGTGGAAGCAACTGGTCGCGGGCGCCGTGGCGGGCTCCGTCTCCCGCACCGGTACGGCCCCGCTGGATCGGCTGAAGGTTTTCATGCAG GTTCACTCCactaaaaccaacaaaataagCCTGGCGAGGGGATTCAAGCAAATGATCGTAGAGGGGGGTGTGACGTCGCTGTGGAGGGGCAACGGCATCAACGTTCTCAAGATCGCACCTGAGACCGCCATTAAATTCATGGCATACGAGCAG TTTAAGAAGATGCTCTCATCAGAAGGTGAAAACATCGAGACGCACAAAAGGTTTCTGTCTGGCTCGCTGGCTGGAGCGACTGCGCAGACCGCCATCTATCCCATGGAG GTATTAAAGACTCGACTGACACTGAGAAAAACTGGACAGTATTCAGGAATGTTCAACTGCGCCAAGACAATCCTCAAGAAAGAGGGCGTCAAGGCCTTCTACAAGGGCTACATTCCAAACTTACTTGGCATCATTCCGTACGCCGGGATTGACCTCGCCGTTTACGAG AGTTTGAAGAACGCGTGGCTGTCGTACCACACCAAAGATTCGGCTAATCCTGGAGTCCTTGTGCTGCTGGGATGCGGGACCATTTCCAGTACCTGCGGACAGCTGGCCAGCTATCCCCTCGCGCTCGTACGCACGCGCATGCAAGCAACAG CATCCCTGAACGCTTCAGACCAGCCCAGCATGAGTTCCCTTCTCAAGAATATCGTGGCCAAAGATGGCTTTTTTGGACTGTACCGAGGCATCCTGCCCAATTTCATGAAAGTCATTCCGGCGGTCAGCATCAGCTACGTCGTTTATGAGTACATGAAGATCGGTTTGGGGATCAGCAAATGA
- the LOC133510416 gene encoding mitochondrial adenyl nucleotide antiporter SLC25A24-like isoform X2, producing the protein MSGDQNKDGSLDFHEFTKYLKEHEKKLRLTFKSLDRNNDGRIDATEIQQSLAELGLEISKVDALKILQSMDIDGTMMVDWNEWREHFLFHPAHNLQEIIRYWKHSSVLDIGDSLAIPDEFTEEEKSSGGWWKQLVAGAVAGSVSRTGTAPLDRLKVFMQVHSTKTNKISLARGFKQMIVEGGVTSLWRGNGINVLKIAPETAIKFMAYEQFKKMLSSEGENIETHKRFLSGSLAGATAQTAIYPMEVLKTRLTLRKTGQYSGMFNCAKTILKKEGVKAFYKGYIPNLLGIIPYAGIDLAVYESLKNAWLSYHTKDSANPGVLVLLGCGTISSTCGQLASYPLALVRTRMQATASLNASDQPSMSSLLKNIVAKDGFFGLYRGILPNFMKVIPAVSISYVVYEYMKIGLGISK; encoded by the exons ATGAGCGGCGACCAGAATAAGGACGGCAGTCTGGACTTCCACGAGTTCACCAAATATTTGAAGGAGCACGAGAAGAAACTGCGGCTGACGTTCAAGAGTCTGGACAGGAACAACGACG GGCGCATTGATGCCACCGAGATCCAGCAGTCGCTTGCCGAACTGGGCCTGGAGATCAGCAAAGTGGATGCCCTGAAAATCCTGCAGAG CATGGACATCGACGGGACCATGATGGTGGACTGGAACGAGTGGCGGGAACACTtcctgttccaccccgctcaCAACCTGCAGGAGATCATACGCTACTGGAAACACTCCTCG GTTCTGGATATCGGTGACAGCCTCGCCATCCCCGATGAGTTCACCGAGGAGGAGAAGAGCTCGGGCGGTTGGTGGAAGCAACTGGTCGCGGGCGCCGTGGCGGGCTCCGTCTCCCGCACCGGTACGGCCCCGCTGGATCGGCTGAAGGTTTTCATGCAG GTTCACTCCactaaaaccaacaaaataagCCTGGCGAGGGGATTCAAGCAAATGATCGTAGAGGGGGGTGTGACGTCGCTGTGGAGGGGCAACGGCATCAACGTTCTCAAGATCGCACCTGAGACCGCCATTAAATTCATGGCATACGAGCAG TTTAAGAAGATGCTCTCATCAGAAGGTGAAAACATCGAGACGCACAAAAGGTTTCTGTCTGGCTCGCTGGCTGGAGCGACTGCGCAGACCGCCATCTATCCCATGGAG GTATTAAAGACTCGACTGACACTGAGAAAAACTGGACAGTATTCAGGAATGTTCAACTGCGCCAAGACAATCCTCAAGAAAGAGGGCGTCAAGGCCTTCTACAAGGGCTACATTCCAAACTTACTTGGCATCATTCCGTACGCCGGGATTGACCTCGCCGTTTACGAG AGTTTGAAGAACGCGTGGCTGTCGTACCACACCAAAGATTCGGCTAATCCTGGAGTCCTTGTGCTGCTGGGATGCGGGACCATTTCCAGTACCTGCGGACAGCTGGCCAGCTATCCCCTCGCGCTCGTACGCACGCGCATGCAAGCAACAG CATCCCTGAACGCTTCAGACCAGCCCAGCATGAGTTCCCTTCTCAAGAATATCGTGGCCAAAGATGGCTTTTTTGGACTGTACCGAGGCATCCTGCCCAATTTCATGAAAGTCATTCCGGCGGTCAGCATCAGCTACGTCGTTTATGAGTACATGAAGATCGGTTTGGGGATCAGCAAATGA